The following nucleotide sequence is from Aquarana catesbeiana isolate 2022-GZ linkage group LG08, ASM4218655v1, whole genome shotgun sequence.
CAATTTTCAATCAATTTATGGCCAGCATACTAGACAGAGAAAAACTGCTGCTGTTTTATTGTAaagtcttaaaggagttgtaaaccttcgtcttttttcaccttaatacatcctatgcattaaagtgaaaaaacacctggcagtgactgcccccccagcccccccgttttacttacctgagccctggaacttgacccggtgaggaggtgctgtctctctgcccggggttctcggctcttgattggatagattgatagcagtgcagccattggctcccactgttgtcaatcaaatccaatgatgcaggcgccagGGCCGAGTCttacatttggcggctatggacgccgaatgctggactcaggaaagcgcccgtaaggtaaccccctcgggatagcacttctcccagggggttatctgatgtggggaggagctgcgagagccgccgagggaccccagaagaggatgttcggggccactctgtacaaaaaaagcagcacagtggaggtaagtatgatatgtttgttatttaaaaaaaaaaaaaaaacaagcctttacaatcactttaacccccctggcggttttccccagtctggctcggggtggattttcagtaacAAAAGCAATAACCCCAAGCCagtcgggattgcatcgcaggatccatgtagaggttacttaccttgtcccctggatcctgcgatgtctccccgctgtgatctgcgagccgccgtgtctcgctcgattcacagtgccgagctccattccctgcgagcgttgcgacgcacagggacggagttcagtgccaaattcaaaaagtaaatagtatagatacagtatatgtaatcttacagattacagtactgtatcaaataattacacaccccctttgtccctagtggtttgcccAGTGccatgcatgcagttttatattataaaaactgttctttctgcctggaaactggagattgtccatagcaaccaaaaccgtccctttacatcaaaagtggttttagaccagctagaaaacagcgataataaattagaatcactcgcagaattgagagatagtgatttgtggggagatccgtcatcaaacactgaaaagtaatgacagcgacaattctgcaactgagcaaatttctgtgtttttgatttgattacattattgaatattttttattattattatattattattatttggtataattatttatagtgatttattatattataatttatgatttcatttttcaaactttatcatacccgggatgtctactagactctggtttggacagatttaagtgaatcaTTCCTAAGAAATACAGGCCTAcattataaaacgccaaatttccaagcaaaataattgtaccgctttcagcacttaaaatctgaaataatcataccaccagggaggttaaggagcaTTGGTTATTTTAAAACATCATCCATAGGTGTACATGTTGCTATATTTTTCATAAAGGCTTTAATCTCACATATCAACATAATTATTATTCTACAAGCAGACTCTTCTTAAATAGTCAAGCAAACCCAGTTCCGCATGTATTTAATACAGTACTAAAATCCCCTTGATTCCAAAAGCTTTCTTTCAGAtaccttgtttttatgtttttcctGTAATTGCTTAACAACATAATAACCTCAGACAAAAGAAAATATGAACAGTTTCTACCAGGAAGTTGCTGTAAAGAATGCAGTGTTGACTTATTGTTGTTAAATGTATGTGCTGCTTGTGGGGAACCCGTTCCTAATGTTTATCCTTTGATCCTACAGAGAAACCAGTCAGCTTGACTTACCGATGTCCCTGCAGATACTTTGAAACCAATGTGGCCAAGAGCAATATCAAACACCTGAAGATCCTCTCCACCACCAACTGCTCACTGCAGATTGTGTAAGTATAAACAAACATCGCACAAACTTTAGAAAGGCAAAATAAAGGCATGTCTGAAACATTCCTTAGAGCTAAACTCAAGGCAAATAATGTAAAAAAACCAGCACATTTTTCTGGTTATGTATTAATTCAAAAATTATTACAGAAGAAATTACAACTAGGCTTACACAAGACTGTCATGATTAAGGGTTCAATTCACTAAAGATTACCGTATGCGATAACAcggttcccatgttgatggggacaggggactgttgtgggggtctgcgagcgggggggattattggaatctagaagccccctttgacaagatcCAGATCctgcctccctatgtgaatgagtaagggtacccctactcattcacaatgagtaagggtacccctactcattcacccccaaaaaaatgtgtagtgcaaaaaaagacaagacagtttttgacaatccctttatttttttttaaattcccccagtgtagatccatcgtcaatcacgccgcccgccgcCACCGCTGATctgaaaaaacccccaaaaaagtccAGTCCCGATGAAGGCTCCCACCGTTTGTCAGCTCCATAATCTCAGTGCTAGTCAACATtcaagtgatcagtatttttttattgtgtttgtaGTGTAGGACGCGACAAGGTCCTGAAAATTAGAGGTTCATTTAAATCATAGCATTTACATATTTGGTCCCCATTGATAATGGATGTTTCTCTGCCTTCTGTACTAGTTCTCCCTAAACCTTTTTTACTCCAACCTTGTTACTCCATAGGGCTCGTCTGAAGCATAATGGGAAACAGATTTGCTTGGACCCCAAGATTAAATGGATCCAGGAGTACCTGGAGAAAGCTTTGAACAAGTAAGCAGGAGACAACAGATGTACAGCTTCCACCTCGGCATGAAATGTGTTAAGACACATCATCCATGGGCACCTACACACCTGCAACCCAGAATCTTGTAATGTATCTTGTGCTGAGCCTTATTACCCCCATGCTGCCAAGGGCCTGAGGGTACTCCTTAACATTGCCGGGACATCCTTAATAAGCAGAAACTGACATAGTCAGAGTCCTAGAGGTACCTTCAAAGCC
It contains:
- the CXCL12 gene encoding stromal cell-derived factor 1 isoform X1, with the translated sequence MDLSNLAILTLLLGTICLSDEKPVSLTYRCPCRYFETNVAKSNIKHLKILSTTNCSLQIVARLKHNGKQICLDPKIKWIQEYLEKALNKRPLTEAPMRLPYC
- the CXCL12 gene encoding stromal cell-derived factor 1 isoform X3, whose translation is MDLSNLAILTLLLGTICLSDEKPVSLTYRCPCRYFETNVAKSNIKHLKILSTTNCSLQIVARLKHNGKQICLDPKIKWIQEYLEKALNKYLMK
- the CXCL12 gene encoding stromal cell-derived factor 1 isoform X2 encodes the protein MDLSNLAILTLLLGTICLSDEKPVSLTYRCPCRYFETNVAKSNIKHLKILSTTNCSLQIVARLKHNGKQICLDPKIKWIQEYLEKALNKKRKH